A single genomic interval of Primulina huaijiensis isolate GDHJ02 chromosome 7, ASM1229523v2, whole genome shotgun sequence harbors:
- the LOC140980583 gene encoding putative E3 ubiquitin-protein ligase RF298, producing the protein MASMVAKACSSTSSQMPDMAVREKGSRNKRKFRADPPITEPNKIIPLPLNECSNFEFSAEKFEIIPNLGHKDECDLCCVDQDNSDALKLDLELSCSMGTLEVGPSQPSEEIQASSNEFHDADWSDLTESQLEELVLSNLDAIFKSAIRQIMASGYSSEVSNKAILRSGLWYGCKDIVSNIVDNTLAFLRSGQDIDPTREHYFVDLQQMEKYILAELVCLLREVRPFFSIGNAMWCLLVCDMNVSHACAMDSDPLCSFLADANSKGNSSISSRPRFGTESKSYEPNITVPCTPNVSASYAYKSLSDTSILTSIQDGHSLQSDSSGVTNHANLIPKTPFVLNGPIPDNECQNFASNTNIRPFSAAGLPHTTVSEEKVVASRKVSGITKRENVLRQKSAHLEKHYRTHGSKVISRNSKLSNFSGLVLDKKLKDAAGSTGINSKNGSFKVGQAIEFDAPQDTVNQNLSASQDCTSVPMFGSETNNGSFSLTKASISSSFSVVPSSTFSALPIADTELSLSIPAKNAVNPIPINHNIESANSTIVDASSDKSLGHRAPLDHKDEMIMKLVPRVRELQIQLEEWTEWANQKVMQAARRLSKDKADLKVLRQEKEEVERLKKEKQTLEENTTKKLSDMENAFRKAGGQVERANAAVRRLEVENAALWREMEAAKLRAAESAASCEEVLNREKKTLLKFQSWEKQKMIFQEELSAEKHNLKKLQQELQQAKVIKDQVEAKRDLEEKAKDEALTLANSFRKEREQIETTAKSKEDAIKMRAENNLQKYKYDIEKLEKEIAQLRLKTDSSKIAALRRGIDGSYVSKLTDLRKTQALQDSTTPYISNTVTSTNFHGSNGTGGVKRERECVMCLSEEMSVVFLPCAHQVVCTMCNELHEKQGMKDCPSCRSPIQRRVCVRYRS; encoded by the exons atGGCATCAATGGTTGCAAAGGCTTGTAGCAGTACTTCCAGTCAAATGCCAGATATGGCTGTCCGAGAAAAAGGAAGTAGGAATAAAAGAAAATTCCGAGCTGATCCTCCGATTACTGAACCAAATAAGATCATCCCTTTGCCTCTGAATGAATGCAGCAATTTCGAATTCTCAGCTGAAAAGTTTGAGATAATCCCAAATCTTGGGCACAAGGATGAGTGTGATTTATGCTGTGTCGATCAAGATAATTCTGATGCATTAAAACTGGACCTTGAATTGTCTTGCAGTATGGGGACATTGGAGGTGGGTCCGAGCCAGCCTTCAGAGGAAATACAGGCATCATCCAACGAGTTTCATGATGCTGATTGGAGTGATCTTACAGAGTCCCAGCTGGAAGAACTTGTTTTGAGCAATTTGGATGCAATTTTCAAGAGTGCAATTAGGCAAATAATGGCAAGTGGTTACAGTTCAGAAGTTTCTAATAAGGCTATCTTAAGGTCTGGACTTTGGTACGGGTGTAAAGACATAGTGTCAAATATCGTGGACAATACGCTGGCATTTCTTAGAAGTGGTCAAGACATTGATCCAACAAGGGAACACTATTTTGTGGATTTGCAGCAgatggaaaaatatatattggcGGAATTGGTTTGCCTTTTAAGGGAGGTTAGACCTTTTTTTAGCATTGGGAATGCAATGTGGTGCTTGTTGGTATGTGACATGAATGTATCTCATGCTTGCGCGATGGATAGTGATCCTTTGTGTAGTTTCCTTGCTGATGCAAATTCAAAAGGCAATTCCTCCATTTCTTCTCGACCCCGATTCGGAACAGAGTCCAAAAGTTATGAGCCTAACATCACAGTTCCTTGTACTCCAAATGTATCTGCTTCTTATGCTTATAAATCTCTTTCTGACACATCCATTTTAACCTCAATTCAGGATGGTCATAGCTTGCAATCTGATTCATCTGGTGTGACAAATCATGCTAACTTAATCCCAAAAACACCTTTTGTTCTCAATGGACCAATACCTGACAATGAGTGTCAAAACTTTGCGTCTAATACTAATATCAGACCCTTTAGCGCTGCAGGATTACCCCACACTACAGTTTCAGAGGAGAAGGTTGTGGCGAGTAGAAAGGTTTCTGGAATAACCAAAAGGGAGAATGTATTGCGTCAGAAATCGGCTCACTTGGAGAAACACTACCGTACTCATGGTTCTAAAGTCATATCTAGAAATTCGAAACTGAGTAATTTCAGTGGTCTAGTCCTTGATAAAAAGCTTAAGGATGCAGCAGGTTCTACCGGTATCAATTCTAAGAATGGCTCCTTCAAAGTTGGCCAGGCAATCGAGTTTGATGCGCCTCAAGACACTGTGAATCAGAATCTTTCAGCAAGCCAAGATTGTACTTCAGTTCCCATGTTTGGTTCCGAAACTAATAATGGCAGCTTTTCATTGACTAAAGCAAGTATCTCATCCTCATTTTCTGTCGTGCCGAGCAGTACCTTTTCTGCATTACCTATTGCTGATACTGAGCTCTCTCTCTCAATCCCTGCCAAAAATGCTGTGAATCCAATACCCATCAACCATAACATCGAGTCTGCCAACTCCACCATTGTCGATGCTTCAAGTGATAAGTCTCTGGGTCATAGGGCCCCGCTGGATCATAAGGATGAGATGATCATGAAGCTGGTTCCTAGAGTGCGGGAATTGCAAATTCAGCTTGAAGAATGGACAGAGTGGGCAAATCAGAAGGTCATGCAAGCTGCTCGTAGACTGAGCAAGGACAAAGCTGATCTCAAGGTACTTAGGCAAGAGAAGGAAGAAGTAGAGCGGCTCAAGAAAGAAAAGCAAACATTGGAGGAGAATACTACAAAAAAACTGTCAGATATGGAAAATGCTTTTCGCAAGGCTGGTGGGCAAGTAGAACGAGCGAATGCTGCTGTCCGCAGGCTTGAAGTTGAGAATGCTGCATTATGGCGGGAAATGGAAGCTGCGAAATTGCGTGCTGCGGAGTCAGCTGCAAGCTGTGAAGAAGTGTTGAACAGAGAGAAGAAGACGCTGTTGAAATTTCAGTCATGGGAAAAGCAGAAGATGATTTTTCAGGAGGAGCTTTCAGCTGAAAAGCACAATTTGAAGAAGCTGCAACAGGAATTGCAACAGGCTAAAGTGATAAAAGATCAAGTTGAG GCAAAACGGGATCTAGAGGAGAAGGCCAAAGATGAAGCACTTACACTAGCCAATTCATTTAGAAAAGAAAGAGAGCAAATTGAAACCACCGCCAAATCCAAAGAGGATGCAATCAAAATGAGAGCAGAAAACAACCTACAGAAGTATAAATACGATATTGAGAAGCTTGAAAAAGAAATTGCCCAGCTGAGGTTAAAGACCGATTCATCAAAAATAGCAGCTCTAAGAAGAGGGATAGATGGAAGCTATGTCAGCAAGCTCACCGACCTCAGAAAAACTCAAGCCCTTCAAGATTCCACAACACCTTACATCTCAAATACAGTGACATCCACCAATTTTCACGGATCTAATGGGACCGGAGGAGTGAAACGTGAACGTGAATGTGTGATGTGTTTATCGGAGGAGATGTCTGTCGTTTTCTTGCCATGTGCACATCAAGTTGTATGTACAATGTGCAATGAGCTGCACGAGAAGCAGGGAATGAAAGACTGCCCGTCGTGCAGGAGCCCAATTCAACGACGTGTTTGTGTACGTTATCGATCTTAA